From Rutidosis leptorrhynchoides isolate AG116_Rl617_1_P2 chromosome 3, CSIRO_AGI_Rlap_v1, whole genome shotgun sequence, a single genomic window includes:
- the LOC139896269 gene encoding protein LOW PHOTOSYNTHETIC EFFICIENCY 1, chloroplastic: MQALSVCPSKTDSLLNLESTPHFVKRKSRNTSLSRAFRSGFVCKCKKVNIFVFWNPNKQSIGSSFIPLALAFEEQVVNKLVKEGDSKVLDNINLDTVKKDNNLPLESSKSDGETKKKRVDTRVLAKTLRDAKTANDVEIVLGENSDLPYQVYSTIIRAFGKDKKVNAAIALFEWLKLKKPGPNLFVYNSLLGAMKQAEEFDNVDKILNDMIIEGIIPNVVTYNTLMGIYLAQGLETKAIDLFYDIETKGLSPSPASYSTALLAYRRMEDGFGALEFYVNFKNKYENGEIGKNNTNEDWETESKKLEDFVVRICYQVMRTWLVSSEDSSHKVLRLLTCMDQAGLQTGRSEHERLIWACTRGDHYVVAKELYKRIREHDSDISLSVCNHVIWLLGKAKKWWAALEIYEDLLDKGPKPNNMSYELIVSHFNFLLTAARKKGIWKWGIQLLDKMQEKGLKPGSKEWNSVLIACSKASEPSAAIQIFTRMIENGEKPTIISYGALLSALEKGKLYDEALRVWKHMVKMGVKPNSYAYTIMASVYAAQGKFNIVESIIREMRVTGVELNVITFNAIISVCGRNGMSGSAYEWFQRMEIEKIEPNEVSYEMLIEALVKDGKAKVAYDMYLKARANGLTLATKAYDIIVEGTIGSDVTVDLSLLGPRPPQRVQPLPESKKRVEIEYDIDFGDVSKSTPFELDQ; this comes from the coding sequence ATGCAAGCTCTTAGTGTATGTCCATCCAAGACTGATTCTTTATTAAATCTTGAATCCACCCCTCATTTTGTGAAGAGAAAAAGTAGAAATACTAGTTTATCAAGGGCTTTTAGAAGTGGGTTTGTTTGTAAATGCAAAAAAGTTAATATCTTTGTGTTTTGGAACCCAAATAAGCAGTCAATTGGTTCATCTTTTATCCCTTTAGCTTTAGCATTTGAAGAACAAGTAGTCAATAAATTGGTAAAAGAGGGTGATAGTAAGGTTCTTGACAATATTAATCTTGATACAGTAAAAAAGGACAATAATTTACCACTTGAATCTAGTAAAAGTGATGGTGAAACTAAGAAAAAAAGGGTTGATACTCGAGTGTTAGCTAAGACCTTACGAGATGCTAAAACCGCAAACGATGTAGAAATCGTGCTAGGGGAAAATAGTGATCTTCCCTATCAGGTTTACAGTACGATAATTCGAGCATTTGGAAAAGATAAAAAGGTGAATGCAGCTATTGCCCTTTTCGAATGGCTTAAGTTGAAGAAGCCCGGCCCGAACCTTTTTGTTTACAATAGTCTTTTGGGTGCTATGAAACAAGCAGAAGAGTTTGATAATGTAGATAAGATCTTAAATGATATGATAATTGAGGGTATAATTCCTAATGTTGTTACATACAACACATTAATGGGTATATACTTGGCTCAAGGGCTCGAAACGAAAGCAATCGATCTTTTTTATGATATAGAAACAAAGGGTTTATCGCCATCTCCGGCTTCATATTCTACTGCATTGTTGGCTTACAGAAGAATGGAAGACGGTTTTGGTGCGCTTGAATTTtatgttaattttaaaaacaagtacGAAAATGGTGAAATTGGGAAGAACAATACGAATGAAGATTGGGAAACTGAGAGTAAAAAGTTAGAAGATTTTGTGGTTCGAATTTGTTATCAAGTTATGAGAACATGGCTAGTAAGCAGTGAGGATTCGAGCCATAAAGTGTTGAGACTTTTAACTTGTATGGATCAGGCTGGGCTTCAAACGGGTCGGTCTGAACATGAACGGCTCATATGGGCCTGCACGCGTGGGGACCATTATGTGGTGGCGAAAGAGTTGTATAAAAGAATAAGAGAACATGATTCGGATATTAGTTTATCGGTTTGTAACCATGTGATTTGGTTACTTGGTAAAGCGAAAAAATGGTGGGCCGCGCTTGAAATATACGAGGATTTGTTGGATAAAGGACCAAAACCTAATAACATGTCGTACGAACTCATAGTTTCTCATTTCAATTTCTTGTTAACTGCAGCTCGAAAAAAGGGGATTTGGAAATGGGGGATTCAGTTACTTGATAAAATGCAAGAAAAAGGGTTAAAACCGGGAAGTAAAGAGTGGAATTCGGTTCTTATTGCTTGTTCGAAAGCTTCGGAGCCTTCGGCTGCAATTCAAATCTTTACGAGAATGATAGAAAACGGTGAAAAACCGACAATTATATCTTACGGGGCGCTTTTAAGTGCGTTGGAAAAAGGAAAGTTGTATGACGAAGCGTTAAGGGTATGGAAACATATGGTCAAAATGGGGGTCAAACCGAATTCGTATGCTTACACAATCATGGCGTCGGTTTATGCTGCACAAGGGAAGTTTAATATCGTCGAGTCAATAATTCGTGAAATGCGTGTTACTGGAGTCGAGTTAAATGTGATCACTTTCAATGCGATTATTAGTGTGTGTGGTCGAAATGGTATGAGTGGGTCCGCGTACGAGTGGTTTCAGCGTATGGAGATTGAGAAAATCGAGCCTAATGAAGTTTCATATGAAATGTTGATCGAGGCGCTTGTGAAAGATGGTAAAGCGAAGGTGGCTTATGATATGTATTTGAAGGCTCGGGCTAACGGGCTGACGTTAGCGACCAAAGCTTATGATATTATAGTCGAGGGCACAATTGGTAGCGACGTGACTGTCGATTTGAGCTTGTTGGGGCCTCGGCCCCCACAAAGGGTGCAACCGTTGCCGGAAAGTAAGAAAAGGGTGGAGATTGAATATGATATAGATTTTGGTGATGTTTCAAAGAGTACACCATTTGAGTTAGATCAATAG